AGCAGGACGCGCCCTCGATCTATGTCCGCGACGACCGCTGGCATGCGCCGGATGTCACGCTGGAAGTGCATCCTTCCCGGGAATACGAACAGATGCGCGAGGAAGAGGAAATCCTGCTGAACAATTACCAATGGCGCGATCCGGAGCATGAGCGGGTTTCGATTCCCGTGTCCAAGGCCATGGAGATCATGCTGAAGAAAGGTTTTCCCGTGCGCAGCGAAAACGCGGCTCCGCCGCAGCAGGAAAGGACAGCTTCATGAAACGTTTCTCCGCCGGCATGAGCGCCGTTCTGATGCTGGCCCTCTGCCTTGCGGCTTTTTCTCCGGCCGCGAAGGCGAATCCCGTCCGCGACCAAAACAACCGCCTCCAGCGCATCGGCCTGGACCAGCGGCTCGGCAACCAGGTCCCGCTGGATCTCGAATTTACCGACGAAGCCGGCAATCCGGTCCGTCTTGGCCAGTACTTCACGGGAAAACCCGTACTGCTCCTGCCGGTTTATTACAGCTGCCCCATGCTCTGCACTCTGGTCATGAACGGCGTGGTCAAGGCGCTCCGCGTCCTGAAATTCGTGCCCGGCCGGGAATTCGAGATCGTGGCCTTCTCCATCAATCCCAAAGATACGCCGGAAACGGCGGCGAAGAAAAAAGACCAGATCTTCAAGGAATACAAACGCGACGAGGCGCGCGACGGCTGGCATTTCCTGACCGGCAGCGAGGCGTCGAGCCGCGCCCTGGCGCAGGCGGCCGGCTTCCGCTATGACTATGACGCCACTTCGGGCGAATACGCGCATGCCGCCGCCATCATGGTCCTCACGCCGGAAGGAAAGCTTTCCCATTATTTCTTCGGCATCGAATATTCGCCCCGAGACCTGCGCCTGGCGCTCGTTGAGGCTTCGAAACAAAAAATCGGCGGGCTCGCGGATCAGTTCCTTCTCCTCTGCTTTCATTACGATCCGTCTTACGGGCGTTACAGCCTCGAAGTCATGAATTTCATCCGGCTCGGCGCGCTGGCCACGGTGCTCGCCCTCGCCTGGTTCGTCACCCGCTCGCTGCGCGAGGAACGCGCGGCAAGGAGCGGCGCATGAACCTGCCCACGGTTCCGTTCAGCCCGGTCCAGGCTTCCACGCTCGCAGGCCAGGTCGACCTTCTTTACCTGTACCTGATCGCGGTCAGCGTGTTTTTCACCTGCGTGATTTTCGCGACCGTTCTCTTTTTCACGCTGAAATACAAGCGCCGCAGCGAAACGGAGCGGCCTGAAGCCATTCACGGCAACCTGCTCCTGGAAATCACCTGGTCGGCGATTCCTCTCGCGATTGCCATGACGATGTTCACCTGGGGTTCCATCCTTTACTTTAAGGGCTGGCGCGCGCCGCAGAACGCGGAAGAAATTTTCGTCGTGGGCAAGCAGTGGATGTGGAAAATCCAGCATCCGGAAGGCCGGCGTGAGATCAACGAACTGCACGTGCCGGTGGACCACCCCATCCGCCTGAAGATGACTTCCGAAGATGTCATCCACAGTTTTTTTGTTCCCGCGTTCCGCGTTAAAATGGACGTGGTGCCCGGCCGCTACACGAGCCTGTGGTTCCAACCCACGAAAACGGGGCGTTATCATTTGTTCTGCGCGGAATACTGCGGCACAAAACACTCAGGAATGATCGGCTGGGTCACCGTCATGCCGGAAGAGGAATACCAGCAGTGGCTCGAGACCGGAACGGCCATCGCGCCTGTCACGGTTTCCGGCAAAGAACTGTTCCAGAAGAACCGCTGCAACACCTGCCACCACGCCGAGTCCGGCGCTCTGGGGCCGGACCTGGCCGGCGTTTTCGGGAATCCGGTCCAGCTTGCGGATGGCAGGACGGTCACGGCCGACGAAAATTACATCCGCGAATCCATCGTGAAACCGAACGCCAAGATCGTGGCGGGCTACACCCCCATGATGCCTACGTTTCAGGGGCAGCTGGGCGAAGAAGAAATTTTGCAGATTATTTCTTATCTCAAGAGCCTGAAGGCAGAAACCGGGACGCCGGAAACCGCGGCCCCCCCGGCGTCCCCCGCGGCCTGAGGAGACGGAAGCTGCACGCTTCCGCGATCGTGCCGCAGTCATGAGAGTGCGGCCTGAGGAGACGGGAATGTCAAAGTTCCCGCGATCGTGCCGCAATCAAGGGATTGCGGCCTGAGGAGACAGGAACTTCAAGTTTCGAAGTTCACACATTGCCGCCGCTCACCGGAGCAGCGGCCCGAGGAGATGGGAATTTTATGAGTACACTTGTCAAAAAAATAAAACATTACCTGAATGCTTCGTATGAGCTCCGCTCGTGGTTCGGAACGGTCGACCACAAGCGCATCGCCATCCTGTATCTCATCTCCGTGACCCTTTTCTTTTTTGTAGGCGGCTTCTTTGCGGTCATGATCCGCTTGGAGCTTCTGACGCCCGCGGGCGACCTGGTCAGTTCCGAGACCTACAACAAGCTGTTCACCATGCACGGCATCATCATGATTTTCTTTTTCCTCATTCCCGCCGTGCCCGCGGTGCTGGGGAATTTTTTGATTCCCATCATGATCGGCGCCCGCGACATGGCTTTCCCGCGCCTTAATCTCGCAAGCTGGTATTGCTATATCGGCGGCGCCCTTTTCGCAACGGCCGCCATGGTCACCGGCGGCGTGGATACCGGCTGGACCTTTTACACACCTTACAGCAGCACATATTCGAATGGCGCCGTGGTCCTCACCGCACTCGGGGCGTTTGTCGCGGGATTTTCGTCCATTCTGACCGGCCTGAATTTCATCGTCACGATCCACAAAATGCGCGCGCCAGGCATGACCTGGTTTCGTCTGCCGCTTTTCATATGGTCCAATTACGCGGCCAGTATCATCATGGTGCTTGCCACGCCGGTCCTGGGAGCCGCGATCTTCCTCGTCTTCCTGGAAAGGGCTTTTCACATCGGCATTTTCGACCCGAATCTCGGAGGCGACCCGGTGCTGTTTCAGCATCTGTTCTGGTTTTATTCGCATCCGGCCGTGTACATCATGATCCTGCCAAGCATGGGTGTCATGAGCGAGCTTGTCGCCGCCTTCTCGCGCAAGCGCGTCTTCGGCTACGACTTCGTTGCCGGCTCCAGCCTCGCGATCGCCGTGCTGGGTTTCCTGGTTTGGGGCCACCACATGTTCGTGTCCAGCCAGTCCATGTACGCCGGCTTTGTGTTTTCGTTCCTGAGTTTCCTGGTAGCCATCCCGTCCGCCATCAAGGTGTTTAACTGGACGGCGACGTTGTACAAGGGTTCCATTTCGCTGCAGACGCCCATGCTTTACGCGCTGGGCTTCATCGGGCTGTTCACCATCGGCGGCCTCACCGGCCTCTTTCTAGCGTCGCTGGGGCTGGACGTGCACGTTCACGACACTTACTTCATTGTGGCGCATTTCCATTACATCATGGTGGGCGGCGTGGTCATGGGTTACCTTGGCGGGCTTCACTACTGGTGGCCGAAAATGACGGGCCGGCTTTATCCGGAATTCTGGGCGCGCATTTCCGCGCTGAACATCTTCATCGGATTCAACCTGACATTCTTTCCCCAGTTCCTGCTGGGCTACATGGGCATGCCGCGGCGCTATCACGCTTATCCCGAAGAATTCCAGGTGCTGAATGTCATGTCGACCGCCGGCGCCTCGGTTCTGGCCGTAGGTTATCTGATTCCGATGATCTACATGCTCTGGTCGCTCAAATACGGCAAGAAGGCACCGGCAAACCCGTGGAATGCCAAGGGCCTGGAATGGACGATCCCGTCGCCGCCGCCCGTCCACAACTTTGACGAAATTCCCGTCGTGACCGAAGAAGCGTATGCTTACGCGGAGGCGCCGCACCGTGGCTAAACAGACGCACTCCCCGCTCCAGCATCATTTCACGAGCCTCTCGCAGCAATACGCGGCGTCGCAGCTCGGCATGTGGACATTCCTGCTCACGGAGCTCCTGTTTTTCGGCGGCCTGTTCCTGTCCTACACGATCTACCGCATGTCGTATCCGCACGGCTTCGCGGCCGCGAGCCATGAACTGGACGTGC
The window above is part of the Verrucomicrobiia bacterium genome. Proteins encoded here:
- a CDS encoding SCO family protein; translated protein: MKRFSAGMSAVLMLALCLAAFSPAAKANPVRDQNNRLQRIGLDQRLGNQVPLDLEFTDEAGNPVRLGQYFTGKPVLLLPVYYSCPMLCTLVMNGVVKALRVLKFVPGREFEIVAFSINPKDTPETAAKKKDQIFKEYKRDEARDGWHFLTGSEASSRALAQAAGFRYDYDATSGEYAHAAAIMVLTPEGKLSHYFFGIEYSPRDLRLALVEASKQKIGGLADQFLLLCFHYDPSYGRYSLEVMNFIRLGALATVLALAWFVTRSLREERAARSGA
- the coxB gene encoding cytochrome c oxidase subunit II, whose translation is MNLPTVPFSPVQASTLAGQVDLLYLYLIAVSVFFTCVIFATVLFFTLKYKRRSETERPEAIHGNLLLEITWSAIPLAIAMTMFTWGSILYFKGWRAPQNAEEIFVVGKQWMWKIQHPEGRREINELHVPVDHPIRLKMTSEDVIHSFFVPAFRVKMDVVPGRYTSLWFQPTKTGRYHLFCAEYCGTKHSGMIGWVTVMPEEEYQQWLETGTAIAPVTVSGKELFQKNRCNTCHHAESGALGPDLAGVFGNPVQLADGRTVTADENYIRESIVKPNAKIVAGYTPMMPTFQGQLGEEEILQIISYLKSLKAETGTPETAAPPASPAA
- the ctaD gene encoding cytochrome c oxidase subunit I; this translates as MSTLVKKIKHYLNASYELRSWFGTVDHKRIAILYLISVTLFFFVGGFFAVMIRLELLTPAGDLVSSETYNKLFTMHGIIMIFFFLIPAVPAVLGNFLIPIMIGARDMAFPRLNLASWYCYIGGALFATAAMVTGGVDTGWTFYTPYSSTYSNGAVVLTALGAFVAGFSSILTGLNFIVTIHKMRAPGMTWFRLPLFIWSNYAASIIMVLATPVLGAAIFLVFLERAFHIGIFDPNLGGDPVLFQHLFWFYSHPAVYIMILPSMGVMSELVAAFSRKRVFGYDFVAGSSLAIAVLGFLVWGHHMFVSSQSMYAGFVFSFLSFLVAIPSAIKVFNWTATLYKGSISLQTPMLYALGFIGLFTIGGLTGLFLASLGLDVHVHDTYFIVAHFHYIMVGGVVMGYLGGLHYWWPKMTGRLYPEFWARISALNIFIGFNLTFFPQFLLGYMGMPRRYHAYPEEFQVLNVMSTAGASVLAVGYLIPMIYMLWSLKYGKKAPANPWNAKGLEWTIPSPPPVHNFDEIPVVTEEAYAYAEAPHRG